Proteins from one Acidobacteriota bacterium genomic window:
- a CDS encoding YihY/virulence factor BrkB family protein, whose product MSAPAAPTEKPASAPGAKVRAAKLARGFHARLWPTARYLTTTEVHTFAFSVAANVILSFFPFILVLLTLIRFVFHSKTMNDVVINLLRDYLPAGQDFVIRNLNLLVNAHRGAQVAALLILLITSSGVFLPLEVALNRIWGFKKDRSYLGNQLISLALAFACGVLALISVALTAGQQSLLLNVIGNQAISQLVTFFVMKVLAVFATVTIFFLIYWLLPAGHVPARAVMPVAIFTGLLWELAKYAYMFALPWLNFEEVYGPFSLSVTLMFWAFLSGLLLLAGAHLSAGNDVD is encoded by the coding sequence ATGTCCGCCCCCGCTGCGCCCACAGAAAAGCCCGCTTCCGCTCCTGGAGCAAAGGTCCGGGCCGCCAAGCTCGCGCGCGGATTCCATGCGCGTCTCTGGCCCACCGCGCGATACCTAACGACGACCGAGGTCCACACCTTCGCCTTCTCCGTGGCGGCGAACGTTATCCTCTCGTTCTTCCCGTTCATCCTCGTGCTGCTCACGCTCATCCGCTTCGTCTTCCATTCCAAGACGATGAACGACGTCGTCATCAACCTGCTGCGCGACTACCTCCCCGCCGGACAAGATTTCGTCATCCGCAACCTGAACCTGCTGGTGAACGCGCACCGCGGCGCGCAGGTCGCCGCGCTGCTCATCCTGCTCATCACCTCCAGCGGCGTCTTTCTGCCACTCGAGGTAGCGCTCAACCGCATTTGGGGATTCAAGAAGGATCGCAGCTATCTCGGCAACCAGCTCATCTCGTTGGCGCTCGCCTTCGCCTGCGGCGTGCTAGCGCTCATCTCCGTCGCGCTGACGGCGGGCCAGCAGTCGCTGCTGCTCAACGTGATCGGCAACCAGGCCATCTCGCAGCTGGTCACGTTTTTCGTGATGAAGGTCCTGGCCGTGTTCGCCACCGTCACCATCTTCTTCCTCATCTATTGGCTGCTGCCTGCCGGACACGTCCCCGCGCGCGCGGTTATGCCGGTCGCCATCTTTACCGGTCTGCTTTGGGAACTCGCCAAGTACGCTTACATGTTCGCGCTGCCCTGGCTGAACTTCGAGGAGGTCTACGGACCGTTCTCACTCTCGGTCACGCTGATGTTCTGGGCTTTCTTGAGCGGACTGCTGCTGCTCGCCGGCGCACATCTCTCCGCCGGCAACGACGTCGATTGA